In Yarrowia lipolytica chromosome 1F, complete sequence, a genomic segment contains:
- a CDS encoding uncharacterized protein (Compare to YALI0F28677g, some similarities with uniprot|Q870V1 Neurospora crassa B14A21.210) gives MTTVTTSLRDSGVFRIHGHSSHTSTTTSTPHSTTNGVSLAELAALDHKTWLYEDTTLKLRYRLRKAALRNVDAQKRYYDTIANHRKLCDSQVQNESREFYELYKRIMAHAAEPRPSVNPEPELSGTQEIEVWTQIQRLKGDNGVQKAADLLRTRNSTARHVYVTLAALHKVDTDMAYLAAVCNAACQHKEGQELTTQTRSLQQPQHKPTHRQNKSLHASTPRSYTTATNNTNTTSASTTLPTSTFITQALAFLNNNYNTCNFSKLETLILQIFQASHLSVVDAATTILRHLGQFSYLCSEWLQFTNSLCALDKSHLHTIAEYYFSVYVKDMLVNPEQYGMCHDFYISPAQRSQMSCIHAKLVDLSHDPSTRATNAIFGKFASGTPQHLDYRTHHNPSYVVLSPGELKSLGISCPRNFTTWHVFNIDPHTVAFTYFSPLHQLIRNYDTSSEDVSVLLAQASAKELSQGNWNQAQEFHDASITSGDIVALHCALEVQLDQYTTECERLETEVCLYNRSIERFRDKTSQLVKAMGTLRNKVWYVTQVRNSEVYVRASCVAQKLADPNSTPSLGPAAAMGSLGGLDSKFRRPSSVVSTASRESFFKRLSLGYNKRRQRQSIVSLPSEITMFAPPSFAGPNKLSDRESDATRRWLEEQRKQNLCQGEERLHRFYCEVDDLCQRLIAELAAGGSPLFPEKRTPQCSEDLHLFLVSIVYSDLGSGWFSGSETDQWLSSDLVKACLSVKHAPPRALRHRSSILSIGTVASTAAATSCEHLGTPQKTCSSPTESYFSMRPNAQGGAFRLTLPPSAATSASSAPITPVKVNSSNGTAGAGAQNMVSATATPSPLPPTFKLTLPNTPSAAVEARLPDGIPISIPSCITPVISGAICSNTLSAPFPYDRAYSEILSKFSTVTSPHAKMQCLYELETLVVAALTAGTRSDPGADAIVEELQSLFRSDLRPKTLFRDLQMIAAFAPLDNLDLSYSGKMFWDVVLAALSIKHEAVECIVEAANEIFQSTSSDVSRTQSSFNGSSPLAGFGMKECGELWTIAAKEGNSVAQRELGIMQLSHPGEVNLCVMPLTRLNELFEDMPNCSTSDLDKLDPTRMAIVRHWMRCAAKAGDNIAREYLAQGGGWL, from the coding sequence ATGACAACCGTCACTACATCTCTACGCGACTCGGGAGTGTTCCGCATCCACGGGCACAGCTCTCACACTTCTACTACAACGTCTACGCCACACTCTACGACCAACGGCGTGTCGCTAGCTGAGCTGGCGGCTCTGGACCACAAAACGTGGCTCTACGAGGACACGACACTCAAGCTCCGCTACCGACTGCGCAAGGCCGCTCTTCGAAACGTTGACGCTCAAAAACGATACTACGACACAATTGCCAACCACCGGAAACTGTGTGACTCTCAAGTTCAGAATGAGTCACGCGAATTTTACGAGCTATACAAAAGAATAATGGCGCATGCGGCGGAACCGCGCCCTTCGGTCAATCCCGAACCCGAGCTGTCGGGCACCCAGGAGATCGAAGTATGGACCCAGATACAGAGACTCAAGGGAGACAATGGAGTACAGAAGGCCGCAGACCTGCTGCGAACCCGCAACTCGACGGCTCGCCATGTGTACGTCACCCTCGCAGCTCTCCATAAGGTGGACACCGACATGGCTTATCTGGCCGCGGTGTGCAATGCAGCATGTCAGCACAAGGAAGGACAGGAACtaacgacacagacacggtCACTACAACAGCCACAGCACAAGCCAACACACAGACAAAACAAGTCATTGCATGCATCGACCCCACGGTCTTATACTACCGCCACtaacaacacaaacactaCTTCTGCATCTACCACTCTCCCTACCTCCACCTTCATTACTCAGGCGCTTGCATTCCTGAACAACAACTATAACACATGCAACTTCTCGAAACTAGAGACTCTCATTCTCCAGATTTTCCAGGCGTCGCATCTGAGCGTCGTCGATGCAGCCACCACAATCCTTCGACACCTGGGTCAGTTCTCCTACTTGTGTTCAGAGTGGCTGCAGTTCACCAACTCTCTCTGTGCGCTGGACAAGTCGCATCTTCACACAATCGCCGAGTACTATTTTAGCGTCTATGTGAAAGACATGTTGGTGAACCCGGAACAGTATGGCATGTGCCATGATTTCTACATCTCGCCAGCACAGAGATCGCAGATGAGCTGCATCCATGCCAAGCTCGTGGATCTGAGCCATGACCCCAGCACCCGAGCCACCAACGCCATCTTTGGCAAATTCGCGTCTGGAACGCCTCAGCACCTCGACTACAGAACACACCACAACCCCTCCTACGTGGTCTTGTCTCCTGGAGAGCTCAAATCACTGGGAATCTCCTGCCCGCGCAACTTCACAACCTGGCACGTGTTCAACATCGATCCCCACACCGTCGCCTTCACCTACTTTTCACCCCTGCATCAGCTTATCAGAAACTATGACACTTCGTCGGAGGACGTATCTGTACTTCTCGCCCAAGCTTCCGCGAAGGAACTGTCCCAGGGCAACTGGAACCAGGCCCAGGAGTTCCACGATGCCTCCATTACTTCAGGGGACATTGTGGCCCTTCATTGTGCCCTGGAGGTCCAGCTGGACCAGTACACAACTGAATGTGAGCGACTAGAGACTGAAGTGTGCCTCTACAATCGGTCCATTGAGAGATTCCGTGACAAGACCTCTCAGCTGGTCAAGGCTATGGGCACTCTGCGGAACAAGGTGTGGTACGTGACGCAGGTTCGGAACTCTGAGGTTTACGTTCGAGCCTCCTGTGTTGCACAGAAGTTGGCTGATCCCAATTCGACGCCTTCTTTAGGCCCGGCTGCCGCCATGGGCAGCCTTGGAGGACTGGACAGCAAGTTCAGGCGGCCAAGTTCCGTTGTCTCTACAGCCTCCAGAGAATCCTTCTTCAAAAGGCTTTCTCTTGGGTATAACAAgcgacgacagcgacagAGTATCGTCTCTCTGCCTTCCGAAATTACCATGTTTGCACCTCCTTCGTTTGCTGGTCCAAACAAGTTGTCCGACAGAGAGAGTGATGCCACGCGACGATGGCTAGAGGAGCAGCGCAAGCAAAATCTCTGCCAGGGAGAAGAGCGACTGCACAGATTCTACTGTGAGGTGGATGATCTTTGCCAGCGACTCATTGCCGAGCTGGCTGCTGGAGGCTCGCCTCTGTTCCCTGAGAAGAGAACCCCTCAATGCTCTGAAGATCTCCACCtgttcttggtctccaTTGTTTACTCTGACCTTGGTTCTGGGTGGTTTTCTGGAAGTGAGACTGACCAATGGCTATCTTCTGATCTTGTAAAGGCTTGTCTGTCCGTGAAACATGCCCCTCCAAGAGCTCTGAGACACAGGTCGTCGATTCTGAGCATTGGAACTGTGGCGTCCACCGCGGCTGCAACTTCTTGCGAGCATCTTGGAACGCCCCAGAAGACCTGTTCCAGTCCCACTGAATCGTATTTTTCCATGCGACCCAACGCCCAGGGTGGTGCCTTCAGGCTGACACTTCCCCCGTCAGCTGCCACTAGCGCCTCCAGTGCACCGATCACGCCCGTTAAAGTGAACAGCTCCAACGGAACAGCAGGAGCTGGTGCGCAGAACATGGTCTCTGCCACAGCTACCCCGTCGCCTCTGCCTCCTACGTTTAAACTCACGCTTCCCAACACCCCCAGTGCTGCAGTAGAGGCTCGCCTGCCCGATGGAATTCCCATTTCCATACCCTCGTGTATCACTCCAGTGATTTCCGGTGCGATTTGCAGCAACACTCTGTCTGCTCCATTCCCCTACGACCGGGCCTACAGTGAGATTCTGTCCAAATTCTCCACTGTCACTTCGCCTCATGCCAAGATGCAGTGCCTATATGAGCTTGAAACACTGGTTGTTGCCGCTCTGACTGCTGGCACGCGTTCTGATCCTGGAGCCGACGCcattgtggaggagctgcaaAGTCTTTTCCGCTCCGATTTGCGTCCCAAGACCCTATTCAGAGATCTCCAAATGATTGCAGCTTTTGCACCGCTCGACAATCTGGACCTGTCTTACTCTGGCAAGATGTTCTGGGACGTTGTGCTAGCTGCTCTTTCAATCAAGCACGAGGCTGTGGAATGCATTGTAGAGGCAGCTAACGAGATCTTCCAGTCTACCAGCAGCGACGTTTCTCGCACACAGTCTTCTTTCAACGGCTCTTCACCGCTCGCTGGTTTTGGAATGAAGGAGTGTGGTGAGCTATGGACCATTGCAGCCAAGGAAGGTAACTCGGTGGCTCAGCGGGAACTTGGAATCATGCAACTGAGTCACCCTGGTGAGGTCAACCTGTGTGTCATGCCTCTGACCCGGCTGaatgagctgtttgaggacATGCCCAACTGTTCTACGTCTGATTTGGACAAGTTGGACCCTACTCGGATGGCCATTGTTCGACATTGGATGCGATGTGCCGCCAAGGCTGGAGACAACATCGCACGAGAATATTTGgcacaaggaggaggttggttgtaa
- a CDS encoding uncharacterized protein (Compare to YALI0F28699g, similar to Saccharomyces cerevisiae YGR149W; ancestral locus Anc_4.86, similar to uniprot|Q9HEM1 Neurospora crassa conserved hypothetical protein), whose product MDTPLTRNTSSASLSSLEYEHDMDRHQMFDFLDHLSLTTQLTKTIPTKARQKASEIKDAAIRQRNKIKGNQDIDRLRQQMIRQMEKMETRLGTATAINSTEKYTFAIGLVTIFFIGYVMGHAPEYLHVIYTVLFCFLMPIRAYTYRKKEYHYFLADLCYFVNFLTLLYLWVFPSSERLFISCYSLTTGTLSWAVITWRNSLVLHSLDKTTSAFIHIFPPVLFHVIVHVLDQDYKAHRFPGAVKVESWKMVQGLVWTSIAYAIWQALYHFFITIRRKDKIRAGRVTSFEWLRRSYSKTPLGKFVNGLPEPFPVVAFTAIQFGYQLGTMLFCPIWYSYGYLSGCFMTFILFTASYNGATYYIDVFGKRFQKELQLLQAEVAQWQDTNQMIISPNLMPNMAHPEKKSAQSVWLKDIEDDGHPTAYQENKDVSDIKL is encoded by the coding sequence ATGGACACCCCCCTGACACGAAACACGTCGTCGGCGTCGCTGTCGTCGCTGGAGTACGAGCATGATATGGACCGGCATCAGATGTTCGATTTTCTCGATCACCTCTCATTGACCACACAACTGACGAAGACCATCCCCACCAAGGCGCGGCAAAAAGCGTCGGAAATCAAAGATGCAGCCATTCGACAACGAAACAAGATCAAAGGGAACCAGGACATCGACCGACTGCGTCAACAGATGATCAgacagatggagaagatggagaccCGGCTGGGAACTGCCACGGCCATCAACTCGACGGAGAAATACACCTTCGCCATTGGCCTGGTCACCATATTCTTCATTGGATACGTCATGGGACACGCGCCAGAATATCTTCATGTCATCTACACGGTGCTGTTCTGTTTTCTGATGCCCATCAGAGCGTATACGTACCGAAAAAAGGAGTACCACTACTTTCTCGCCGATCTATGCTACTTCGTTAACTTCCTCACGCTTTTGTACCTGTGGGTCTTCCCCAGCTCGGAGCGATTATTTATTTCATGCTACTCTCTCACTACAGGAACCCTCTCCTGGGCCGTCATCACGTGGAGAAACTCTCTGGTTTTGCATTCCCTAGATAAAACCACCTCTGCCTTTATCCACATCTTTCCACCCGTGCTGTTCCACGTTATTGTCCACGTTCTGGATCAGGACTACAAGGCCCACCGATTTCCGGGGGCTGTAAAGGTTGAGTCGTGGAAGATGGTCCAGGGTCTGGTATGGACATCTATTGCTTACGCCATCTGGCAAGCGCTGTATCacttcttcatcaccatTCGAAGAAAGGACAAGATCAGAGCTGGTCGGGTCACTTCCTTTGAGTGGCTGCGGCGATCCTACAGCAAGACACCTCTCGGTAAGTTCGTCAACGGCCTTCCTGAGCCTTTCCCTGTTGTTGCCTTTACTGCCATCCAGTTTGGCTACCAGCTGGGAACTATGCTGTTCTGCCCCATCTGGTACTCTTATGGCTACCTTTCTGGCTGCTTCATGACCTTCATCCTCTTCACTGCGTCTTACAACGGAGCCACTTACTACATCGATGTGTTTGGCAAGCGTttccagaaggagctgcAATTGCTGCAGGCTGAGGTGGCCCAATGGCAGGACACCAACCAGATGATCATCAGCCCCAACCTCATGCCCAACATGGCCCAccccgagaagaagagtgCCCAGAGTGTGTGGCTGAAGGATATCGAAGATGACGGCCATCCTACAGCCTATCAGGAGAACAAGGATGTCAGCGACATCAAGTTGTGA
- a CDS encoding uncharacterized protein (Compare to YALI0F28765g, highly similar to uniprot|O13437 Candida boidinii NAD- dependent formate dehydrogenase), with translation MKVLLILYDAGSHAVDEPKLLGCTENELGIRSWLESQGHTLVTTSSKDGDDSVLDKEIVDADVVITTPFHPGYITRERIAKAKNLKICVTAGVGSDHVDLDAANERDIAVLEVTGSNVQSVAEHVVMTMLVLVRNFVPAHEQVMAGGWDVAAVAKDSYDIEGKVIGTVGGGRIGQRVLKRVAPFNPKEMLYYDYQGLSAETEQELNCRRVEKLEDMLAQCDIVTINCPLHESTKGLFNKEMLSHMKKGAWLVNTARGAICVKEDVAEALANGQLRGYGGDVWFPQPAPADHPWRSMRNKYGAGNAMTPHISGTSIDAQARYAEGTKNILEVFFSGKQDYRPQDIICINGHYGTKAYGDDKEHAKK, from the coding sequence ATGAAGGTCCTTCTCATTCTCTACGACGCCGGCTCCCACGCTGTTGATGAGCCCAAACTACTCGGATGCACCGAGAACGAGCTCGGTATCCGATCATGGCTCGAGTCCCAGGGCCATACTCTGGTaaccacctcttccaagGATGGCGATGACTCTGTCCTCGACAAGGAAATTGTCGACGCCGATGTCGTCATCACCACTCCCTTCCATCCCGGTTACATTACCCGAGAGCGAattgccaaggccaagaacctCAAAATATGTGTTACTGCAGGTGTTGGTTCCGACCATGTCGACCTTGATGCCGCCAACGAGCGAGACATTGCCGTTCTCGAGGTCACTGGTTCCAACGTCCAATCCGTCGCTGAGCACGTCGTCATGACCAtgctcgtcctcgtccgAAACTTTGTCCCCGCTCACGAGCAGGTCATGGCTGGTGGTTGggatgttgctgctgtcgccAAGGACTCTTATGACATCGAGGGTAAGGTCATTGGTACCGTTGGTGGTGGCCGAATTGGTCAGCGAGTCCTCAAGCGAGTGGCTCCCTTCAACCCTAAGGAGATGCTCTACTACGACTACCAAGGACTTTCTGCTGAGACCGAGCAGGAGCTCAACTGTCGACGAGTCGAGAAGCTTGAAGATATGCTTGCCCAATGTGACATTGTCACCATTAACTGTCCTCTCCACGAGTCTACCAAGGGcctcttcaacaaggagatgCTCTCTCACATGAAGAAGGGTGCTTGGCTTGTCAACACCGCTCGAGGAGCTATCTGTGTCAAGGAGGATGTCGCCGAGGCTCTTGCCAACGGCCAGCTTCGAGGCtacggtggtgatgtgtggTTCCCTCAGCCAGCCCCTGCCGACCACCCTTGGAGATCGATGCGAAACAAGTACGGCGCCGGTAACGCTATGACCCCACACATATCTGGTACTTCCATTGACGCCCAGGCCCGATACGCCGAGGGCACCAAGAACATTCTCgaggtcttcttctccggaAAGCAGGACTACCGACCCCAGGATATCATCTGTATCAACGGTCACTACGGTACCAAGGCTTACGgcgacgacaaggagcacGCCAAGAAATAG